In Sinorhizobium numidicum, the following proteins share a genomic window:
- a CDS encoding helix-turn-helix transcriptional regulator, producing the protein MSFKPLLGDGRIRAREEETAPLQTASWIGSSVVFDSRRWVCQEAELRWTAPHHLVVLTDGGSTSRTSIRTEGKALYEGQDRPGVLTFVPAGAERVGFYRDVDLSYSALWIDPELALPGLERLRDIPILVNRSDTVIGTLLTALCTEMSLGHLPDTVYVEHLVALVGLRMASLEGNPRPAASQGRLGRRAFERVRDYIDAHVASDISLSEVAAIAGMPVDTFARRFKETTGRPPYAYILEERVRRAELLLSDTSTAIGAIAFRLGFSSQSHFTATFRRLKGITPRAYRLQFSPES; encoded by the coding sequence ATGTCATTCAAACCATTGCTTGGCGACGGACGTATCCGGGCCCGGGAAGAGGAAACAGCACCGCTGCAAACTGCGTCCTGGATTGGCTCTTCGGTCGTATTCGACAGTCGTCGCTGGGTTTGTCAGGAAGCAGAACTCCGCTGGACGGCACCGCACCATCTGGTCGTGCTGACAGACGGGGGGAGCACGTCCCGGACATCGATACGCACCGAAGGCAAGGCACTTTATGAGGGGCAGGACCGGCCCGGTGTCCTCACTTTTGTTCCGGCCGGCGCAGAGCGCGTCGGCTTCTATCGCGACGTAGACCTCTCGTATTCCGCCCTGTGGATTGACCCCGAACTTGCGCTCCCGGGATTGGAACGCCTGCGCGACATCCCGATTCTGGTGAACAGGAGCGACACCGTCATCGGCACGCTCTTGACAGCGCTTTGCACCGAGATGTCACTCGGCCACTTGCCCGATACCGTCTACGTCGAGCATCTGGTGGCCCTCGTCGGCTTGCGCATGGCCAGCCTGGAGGGAAACCCACGCCCAGCTGCGAGCCAAGGCCGCCTTGGTCGCCGGGCGTTTGAGCGTGTCCGCGATTATATCGACGCTCACGTGGCCTCCGATATCTCGCTGAGCGAGGTGGCAGCCATTGCCGGCATGCCGGTTGATACTTTCGCACGTCGCTTCAAGGAGACAACCGGCCGTCCGCCCTATGCCTATATACTCGAGGAACGCGTAAGAAGGGCGGAACTGCTCCTCAGCGATACCAGCACAGCAATAGGCGCCATTGCATTCCGCCTCGGCTTCTCCAGCCAGAGCCATTTCACCGCAACATTCCGTCGCCTTAAGGGCATCACCCCGCGTGCCTACCGGCTGCAGTTTTCTCCAGAATCCTGA
- a CDS encoding 2Fe-2S iron-sulfur cluster-binding protein has protein sequence MPISRIPMTFRINATEHALELDPRMTLLDALRNHLGLTGSKKGCDHGQCGACTVLVNGRRINSCLSLAAQHEGDEITTIEGLADGDELHPVQAAFVAHDGFQCGYCTPGQICSAVGMLEEIRAGWPSYASTDGAARPDALTEAEIRERMSGNICRCAAYPNIIAAIRDAAKEV, from the coding sequence ATGCCGATATCGAGAATACCGATGACCTTCAGGATCAACGCTACGGAGCATGCCCTGGAGCTCGACCCGCGCATGACCCTGCTTGATGCCCTGCGAAACCATCTCGGCCTCACCGGCTCCAAAAAAGGCTGTGACCACGGCCAGTGTGGTGCGTGCACCGTTCTCGTGAACGGCCGACGGATCAATTCCTGCCTCTCGCTCGCAGCCCAGCACGAAGGCGACGAGATCACGACGATCGAGGGGCTGGCCGACGGCGACGAGCTGCACCCGGTCCAGGCAGCCTTCGTCGCTCATGACGGCTTCCAGTGCGGCTATTGCACACCGGGGCAGATCTGTTCGGCGGTGGGAATGCTCGAGGAGATCCGGGCCGGCTGGCCGAGCTATGCAAGTACCGACGGGGCGGCCAGGCCCGATGCGCTTACCGAAGCAGAGATCCGTGAGCGTATGAGCGGCAATATCTGCCGTTGTGCTGCCTATCCCAACATCATCGCAGCAATCCGCGACGCAGCAAAAGAGGTGTAA
- a CDS encoding PAS domain-containing sensor histidine kinase, whose protein sequence is MEFDLSRVLDALPAMVWIALPDGHLELINRRWSEYTGLSLDEAHGWEWQAAINPDDLPTLLERWRSILASGKPGEMDARVRRFDGQYRWVRVRCSPMFDDDGRIVKWCGTVTDVEDFRRAEETLRRRELDFQLIVDSIPVPVAVTMPSGAVEGLNQATLNYFGKTLETLKEWEATDAVHPEDLGRTIAAHNANYEAGRSYDIETRLRRADDVYRWFNVLAMPLRDVDGRILRWFELLIDIDERKRAEAALQAANDRLARASQVASLVELSASIAHEVNQPIAAALANAQAALRWLRRDPPDLAEVREALDDVVKDGTRAGNVIDRIRSLFKNAPPSLENLDITEALSEIVALSRGKALKNGISLQVQLSEGLPTVRGDRIQLQQVMLNLITNAIEAMSDVDDGNRNVRITAGRDDDNVFVSVQDSGPGLTQATLERVFEPFYTTKPTGLGVGLSICRSIIEAHSGALWATNAEKGGAVFSFTVPISAPAKSRKGGPDPVMPSQAPQPLADITS, encoded by the coding sequence ATGGAGTTCGATCTCAGCCGCGTTTTGGACGCACTCCCGGCCATGGTGTGGATCGCACTGCCCGACGGGCACCTCGAGCTTATCAATCGACGCTGGTCTGAATACACCGGCCTCAGTCTCGACGAAGCCCATGGATGGGAATGGCAGGCCGCGATCAACCCGGACGACCTGCCCACACTGCTCGAACGCTGGCGGTCGATTCTGGCGTCCGGCAAGCCCGGCGAGATGGACGCGCGCGTACGGCGCTTCGACGGGCAGTATCGCTGGGTTCGCGTGCGATGTAGTCCGATGTTTGACGATGACGGACGGATCGTCAAATGGTGCGGAACGGTCACCGATGTCGAGGATTTTCGGCGAGCTGAGGAGACCTTGCGGCGACGTGAGCTCGACTTTCAGTTGATCGTCGACAGCATCCCGGTTCCGGTCGCCGTGACGATGCCATCGGGGGCGGTCGAGGGCCTCAATCAGGCCACGCTCAACTATTTTGGCAAGACCCTGGAGACGCTGAAGGAATGGGAAGCCACAGACGCCGTCCATCCTGAGGACTTGGGGCGCACAATCGCCGCTCACAACGCAAATTATGAAGCAGGTCGATCCTACGACATCGAGACCCGTTTGCGACGCGCAGATGACGTCTATCGCTGGTTCAATGTGCTGGCTATGCCGTTGCGGGACGTCGACGGACGCATTCTGCGATGGTTTGAGTTGCTTATCGACATTGACGAACGCAAACGAGCAGAGGCGGCCCTCCAGGCCGCGAACGACAGGCTGGCGCGTGCATCGCAGGTCGCAAGCCTGGTGGAACTCTCCGCCTCAATCGCGCACGAGGTCAATCAGCCGATCGCCGCTGCACTCGCCAACGCGCAGGCTGCTCTTCGCTGGCTGAGAAGGGACCCGCCGGATCTTGCGGAGGTGAGAGAGGCACTCGACGACGTTGTGAAGGACGGCACGCGAGCCGGCAATGTCATTGATCGGATACGCTCCCTGTTCAAGAACGCACCGCCGTCGCTTGAGAACCTGGACATCACCGAGGCGCTCAGCGAGATCGTTGCCCTTAGCCGCGGCAAAGCCCTGAAGAACGGTATCTCCTTACAGGTCCAACTCTCGGAGGGCTTGCCGACCGTCCGAGGAGACCGCATACAGTTGCAGCAAGTGATGCTCAACTTGATCACCAACGCCATCGAGGCAATGAGCGATGTCGACGATGGTAATCGCAATGTTCGGATCACCGCCGGAAGAGACGACGACAATGTCTTTGTCAGCGTGCAGGACTCCGGTCCGGGCTTGACGCAAGCCACCTTGGAGCGCGTCTTCGAACCGTTTTACACGACCAAGCCGACCGGTCTCGGGGTGGGGCTGTCGATCTGCCGATCAATCATAGAGGCCCACAGCGGCGCACTCTGGGCGACAAACGCCGAGAAAGGCGGCGCCGTGTTTTCGTTTACTGTTCCCATTTCCGCGCCGGCAAAATCCAGAAAAGGCGGTCCGGATCCCGTCATGCCCTCTCAAGCGCCCCAACCGCTCGCCGACATAACCTCCTGA
- a CDS encoding (2Fe-2S)-binding protein has protein sequence MSYELSINGEKYIVDVDGDIPLLWVIRDTIGLTGTKFGCGIAMCGACTVHVDGVPVRACVMPVADAAAKPITTIEAIGETAEGARVQKAWLDIDVVQCGYCQSGQIMSAAALLAANPSPTDDDIDAVMAGNICRCGTYPRIRAAIKLAAAGR, from the coding sequence ATGTCTTACGAACTCTCAATCAACGGTGAGAAATATATCGTCGATGTAGACGGCGACATCCCCCTTCTCTGGGTCATACGCGATACCATAGGTCTCACTGGCACGAAATTTGGCTGCGGCATCGCCATGTGCGGTGCCTGTACGGTGCATGTCGATGGCGTGCCCGTGAGGGCGTGTGTCATGCCGGTCGCCGATGCGGCGGCCAAGCCGATCACCACGATCGAGGCGATTGGCGAGACTGCCGAAGGCGCCCGTGTGCAGAAGGCCTGGCTCGACATCGATGTCGTCCAGTGCGGCTACTGTCAGTCTGGACAGATCATGTCCGCGGCCGCGCTCCTAGCTGCCAACCCGTCGCCGACCGACGACGATATCGACGCCGTCATGGCCGGAAATATCTGTCGATGCGGCACCTATCCGCGCATTCGCGCCGCTATCAAGCTCGCTGCAGCGGGGAGGTGA
- a CDS encoding response regulator transcription factor translates to MSYSPDDRAIVFIVDDDEALRRALDRLFRSVSLETRSYGTAREFIDAQRPDLPGCIVLDVRLPGINGLEFQAQLGALGINLPVVLITGHGDIPMTVRAMKAGAVDFLPKPFRDQDMLDAVSTAINRDRSRRAAEDLTVGLKGRFATLSTREREVMMLATSGRMNKQIAGDLGLSEVTVKIHRGAAMRKMGARTLADLVRMADALNLALEH, encoded by the coding sequence ATGTCGTACAGTCCGGACGATAGAGCGATAGTCTTCATCGTCGACGACGATGAAGCGCTGCGTCGCGCGCTAGACCGCCTGTTCCGCTCGGTTAGCCTTGAAACGCGCAGCTATGGAACTGCCCGCGAATTTATCGATGCCCAGCGACCGGATCTACCCGGATGCATTGTACTCGACGTAAGGCTGCCGGGCATCAACGGGCTTGAATTCCAGGCGCAGCTTGGCGCCTTGGGCATCAACTTACCCGTCGTCCTGATAACCGGTCACGGCGATATTCCCATGACGGTTCGGGCCATGAAGGCCGGGGCCGTAGACTTTCTGCCGAAGCCTTTCCGCGACCAGGACATGCTCGATGCAGTGAGCACGGCGATCAACCGCGATCGCAGCCGACGCGCCGCGGAGGACCTCACTGTCGGTCTCAAAGGTCGCTTTGCCACTTTATCGACGCGCGAGCGGGAAGTGATGATGCTGGCGACCTCCGGCAGGATGAACAAGCAGATCGCCGGGGATCTGGGTCTCAGCGAGGTAACGGTCAAAATCCATCGTGGCGCCGCGATGCGCAAGATGGGTGCTCGTACGCTCGCCGATCTGGTGCGAATGGCCGACGCCTTGAACCTGGCACTTGAGCACTGA
- a CDS encoding response regulator transcription factor, with the protein MAGEPLISIIDDDQAMRSALVRLIRSLGYVARGFASAEEFIEADVMPGCFCIITDIQMPGMSGIHLTRLLAERQSQVPVILITARTEPGLEEVALASGAVAFFRKPIDTTAFVECLEMVMRA; encoded by the coding sequence GTGGCTGGGGAACCACTCATATCCATTATCGACGACGATCAGGCGATGCGGTCAGCGCTTGTCAGGCTGATCCGTTCGCTCGGATATGTTGCCCGTGGTTTCGCATCAGCCGAGGAATTCATCGAAGCGGATGTCATGCCGGGTTGTTTCTGTATCATCACGGACATCCAGATGCCGGGCATGAGCGGCATTCATCTGACAAGGCTGCTCGCGGAGCGGCAATCCCAGGTGCCTGTGATCCTGATTACCGCTCGTACTGAGCCTGGACTCGAGGAGGTCGCCCTTGCCAGCGGGGCCGTGGCCTTCTTCAGGAAGCCGATAGACACCACGGCCTTCGTTGAATGCCTGGAAATGGTGATGAGGGCATGA
- a CDS encoding nuclear transport factor 2 family protein, with translation MSMSKSLATVIAMAMIPVVSAGESRAADQAENKKVVQRAFDAWANGTGSPYDLLAEDVTWTITGNSLASKSYPSREAFIGDVIRPFNARMSVGLKPTIRNMYADGDTVIVFFDASGTAKDGKPYTNTYAWFLDLHGGKIVKASAFFDSIAFNDLWTRLPPAAAQ, from the coding sequence ATGAGCATGAGCAAGTCGCTGGCCACCGTTATTGCCATGGCGATGATCCCAGTGGTGTCAGCCGGAGAAAGCCGGGCCGCCGACCAAGCGGAAAACAAGAAAGTCGTGCAGCGCGCCTTTGACGCTTGGGCCAATGGGACTGGCAGTCCCTACGACCTTCTGGCCGAGGATGTGACGTGGACGATCACGGGTAACTCACTGGCTTCGAAAAGCTACCCCAGCCGCGAAGCGTTTATCGGTGATGTGATTCGGCCCTTCAATGCTCGCATGAGCGTTGGACTGAAGCCTACTATCCGTAATATGTATGCCGACGGCGATACCGTCATTGTCTTTTTCGATGCAAGTGGGACGGCGAAGGACGGGAAACCCTATACGAACACCTATGCGTGGTTCCTCGATTTGCACGGAGGAAAGATCGTTAAGGCATCGGCATTTTTTGACAGCATCGCATTCAATGACCTTTGGACCAGGCTCCCTCCGGCCGCTGCGCAATGA
- a CDS encoding FAD binding domain-containing protein, translating into MQPFTYERASSVKAAAAAVAARPEAKFISGGTNLLDLMKLEIERPAHLVDISRLPLDEINETPEGGLRIGAQVRNSDLAADPRVRSRYPMLSHALLAGASGQIRNKASTAGNLLQRTRCPYFYDGNMPCNKREPGSGCAALEGFNRMHAVLGASEACIAVHPSDMAVAMAALDAEVETTLPDGTIRTIPIGDLHRLPAATPHVETELGHGEMITGAILPPPPPGRQLYRKVRDRASYAFALVSVAIVVEKSGDRIQSARIAIGGVAPKPWRPMDAEYVLAGTAAADAAFTEAAESALAGAVGRGGNDFKIPLAKRTIRQTLAAAVEGA; encoded by the coding sequence ATGCAACCCTTTACCTACGAGCGCGCCAGCAGCGTGAAGGCGGCGGCAGCCGCCGTGGCGGCCCGGCCCGAAGCGAAGTTCATCAGCGGCGGCACCAATCTTCTCGACTTGATGAAGCTGGAGATCGAGCGGCCGGCACATCTCGTCGATATCAGCCGGCTGCCGCTCGACGAGATCAACGAGACGCCGGAAGGCGGCCTTCGGATCGGGGCGCAGGTCCGCAACAGCGATCTCGCCGCCGACCCGCGAGTGCGATCGCGCTATCCGATGCTCTCGCATGCGCTTCTCGCGGGAGCCTCCGGCCAGATCCGCAACAAGGCCTCGACTGCCGGCAATCTTCTGCAGCGCACGCGCTGCCCCTATTTCTATGACGGCAACATGCCCTGCAACAAGCGCGAGCCGGGTTCGGGCTGCGCGGCTCTCGAGGGCTTCAACCGGATGCACGCTGTGCTCGGCGCCAGCGAGGCCTGCATCGCGGTGCATCCCTCGGATATGGCTGTGGCCATGGCCGCACTCGACGCTGAGGTCGAAACCACCTTGCCCGACGGCACGATCCGCACGATCCCCATCGGCGACCTTCACCGCTTGCCGGCCGCGACCCCGCATGTCGAGACGGAACTCGGCCACGGCGAGATGATCACCGGCGCGATCCTGCCGCCCCCGCCTCCCGGCCGGCAGCTCTACCGCAAGGTGCGCGACCGCGCTTCCTACGCCTTTGCGCTCGTCTCGGTAGCGATCGTTGTCGAAAAGAGCGGCGACCGCATACAGAGCGCCCGCATCGCGATCGGCGGCGTTGCACCAAAGCCGTGGCGCCCGATGGATGCGGAGTACGTGCTTGCCGGGACGGCCGCCGCCGACGCCGCCTTTACCGAGGCGGCAGAGAGCGCCCTCGCCGGAGCCGTCGGGCGTGGCGGCAATGATTTCAAGATCCCGCTGGCAAAGCGAACGATCCGGCAGACGCTCGCCGCGGCTGTCGAAGGTGCATGA
- a CDS encoding GlcG/HbpS family heme-binding protein, with translation MLQMTSKQAQAIISAGEAKAAELGVPVNITVLDSGAHLKAFSRMDGAVLGSIDIATRKARTAALFRTTSEAVWEYCKPGAPAHALELTNGGLAPFAGGLPLVDAGGTMIGAVGVSGGSVPQDLEIAQAAAAALGA, from the coding sequence ATGCTGCAAATGACCTCCAAACAAGCCCAGGCGATCATCTCGGCCGGCGAGGCAAAGGCCGCCGAGCTCGGCGTGCCCGTCAACATCACGGTGCTGGATTCCGGCGCCCATCTGAAGGCGTTCAGCCGTATGGATGGCGCAGTGCTTGGCTCGATCGACATCGCCACACGCAAGGCACGAACCGCCGCGCTTTTCCGGACCACCAGCGAGGCAGTCTGGGAATATTGCAAGCCGGGCGCGCCCGCCCACGCGCTCGAACTTACGAACGGTGGCCTCGCCCCCTTTGCGGGCGGGCTTCCGCTCGTTGATGCGGGCGGCACGATGATTGGCGCTGTCGGCGTGTCAGGCGGGTCCGTCCCACAGGATCTTGAAATCGCACAGGCGGCGGCCGCCGCCTTGGGCGCCTAA
- a CDS encoding SDR family oxidoreductase produces MSKTILITGAGSGFGKGAAIGMAKNGHNIIATCQVSPMVTALRNEVEALGLADRVRVERLDLTDPYDIRQAQGWDFDILWNNAGQGEPGPVWEIPVDIVRRNFEINVFLPLTLTQGVVQKWVREGKSQGKKVVFTSSMGGLFTPANWGTYVSTKHALESIAEALQQELAAYGIKIQTINPGAYYTGYNETMADNPFRWLDDSENITKRADLRKGFDDFFATPEGRMDPKEMIERMIEIVPADTGKFRNVCPKVIEDMLKDHQLKAWENQI; encoded by the coding sequence ATGTCCAAAACAATTCTCATCACCGGCGCCGGTTCGGGCTTTGGCAAGGGCGCCGCCATCGGCATGGCCAAGAACGGCCACAACATCATCGCCACCTGCCAGGTTTCGCCGATGGTCACGGCACTGCGCAACGAGGTGGAGGCGCTCGGCCTGGCCGACCGTGTTCGCGTCGAGCGGCTTGACCTCACCGACCCCTACGACATCCGCCAGGCCCAGGGCTGGGATTTCGACATTCTCTGGAACAATGCCGGTCAGGGTGAGCCCGGCCCGGTCTGGGAAATTCCGGTCGACATCGTGCGTCGCAATTTCGAGATCAACGTCTTCCTGCCACTCACGCTGACGCAGGGCGTCGTTCAGAAGTGGGTGCGCGAGGGCAAGAGTCAGGGCAAGAAGGTGGTCTTCACCTCCTCGATGGGCGGCCTGTTCACCCCGGCCAACTGGGGCACCTACGTTTCCACCAAGCACGCGCTGGAGTCGATCGCCGAGGCGTTGCAGCAGGAGCTGGCCGCATACGGGATCAAGATCCAGACGATCAATCCGGGCGCCTATTACACCGGCTACAACGAAACCATGGCCGACAATCCGTTCCGCTGGCTGGACGACAGCGAGAACATCACCAAGCGCGCCGACCTGCGCAAGGGGTTCGACGATTTCTTCGCGACGCCCGAAGGCAGGATGGATCCCAAGGAGATGATCGAACGCATGATCGAGATCGTTCCGGCCGACACGGGCAAGTTCCGCAACGTCTGCCCCAAGGTGATCGAGGACATGCTGAAGGATCACCAGCTCAAGGCCTGGGAGAACCAGATTTGA
- a CDS encoding GNAT family N-acetyltransferase: MIQLGPPLRVASEADASELAELVNFAGEGLPLYIWEGLAKDGQDPWEVGRARQIEKAREGQIVVVDFGDGAVASLTGYPIGSEPKLIGDDFPALFRPLQELENKALESWYVNVLACYPEYRGQGLGSRLLNLAEQIARQEAFRRMSVIVANNNAGARRLYERHGYEVAATLPCVKDGWETDTEHWVLLIKSLGPVEGR; this comes from the coding sequence ATGATCCAGCTTGGGCCACCGCTACGAGTTGCGAGCGAAGCAGATGCAAGCGAGCTGGCTGAACTCGTCAACTTCGCCGGCGAGGGCTTGCCCCTGTACATTTGGGAGGGACTTGCAAAGGACGGCCAGGATCCTTGGGAGGTTGGTCGAGCTCGTCAAATCGAAAAGGCACGCGAAGGCCAGATCGTGGTTGTGGACTTTGGAGACGGTGCTGTAGCAAGTCTGACTGGCTACCCAATCGGTTCCGAACCCAAGCTAATTGGCGACGACTTCCCCGCCCTGTTTCGGCCGCTTCAAGAACTGGAAAACAAGGCACTGGAAAGCTGGTATGTCAATGTGCTGGCCTGCTATCCCGAATACCGAGGGCAAGGACTTGGCTCGCGACTACTCAATCTTGCAGAACAAATAGCACGGCAAGAGGCGTTTCGTCGGATGAGTGTCATCGTCGCCAACAACAACGCAGGTGCAAGACGACTATATGAGCGGCATGGCTACGAAGTTGCTGCCACACTGCCCTGTGTGAAGGACGGCTGGGAGACCGATACAGAGCACTGGGTGCTCCTGATTAAGTCGCTCGGTCCAGTGGAAGGCCGCTAA
- a CDS encoding SDR family NAD(P)-dependent oxidoreductase — translation MKTWLITGASRGFGARIAQLALEGGDNVVATARNATLITDKLGERSNLLAVPLDVTNADQARQAVKAGVERFGGINVLLNNAGFGLLGAVEEASAEEVERLYRTNVFGLLTVTRAVLPQMRKQKSGRILNISSIGGYRAATGFGVYCSTKFAVEGLSEALHAELAPLGIHVSVIEPGYFRTDFLDSSSLSISSVRISDYDQTAGVVRERAARLNHSQPGDPEKFAKLVVEFSDAVDPPVRMPVGSDTIAAIVAKHDSDARIISKWRHVSISTDFDASRAETV, via the coding sequence ATGAAGACTTGGCTTATCACCGGAGCCTCCCGAGGGTTCGGTGCGCGGATAGCACAGTTGGCGTTGGAGGGGGGCGACAACGTCGTGGCCACGGCCCGTAACGCGACATTGATCACCGACAAACTCGGAGAGCGATCGAATTTGTTGGCCGTTCCACTCGACGTGACGAACGCGGACCAAGCCCGCCAGGCGGTGAAAGCCGGTGTCGAGCGTTTCGGTGGGATAAACGTCCTTCTGAACAATGCTGGGTTCGGGTTGCTTGGTGCCGTCGAAGAGGCATCGGCGGAGGAGGTGGAGCGACTTTATCGAACAAACGTCTTCGGTCTGCTGACCGTCACCCGCGCGGTCCTTCCGCAAATGCGTAAGCAGAAGTCGGGCAGAATTCTAAACATCTCTTCGATCGGCGGTTATAGAGCCGCGACTGGCTTCGGAGTGTATTGCTCGACGAAGTTTGCAGTCGAGGGACTGTCGGAAGCTCTCCACGCAGAGCTCGCTCCGCTCGGTATACATGTATCGGTGATCGAGCCGGGCTACTTCCGGACGGACTTCTTGGATTCTTCCTCGCTGTCGATTAGCTCGGTTCGGATAAGCGACTACGACCAGACCGCAGGAGTGGTACGCGAGCGTGCCGCCAGGCTCAATCACAGTCAGCCTGGCGACCCGGAGAAATTTGCAAAACTCGTCGTCGAGTTCTCCGATGCGGTTGATCCGCCGGTTCGAATGCCTGTCGGAAGCGACACGATTGCCGCCATCGTGGCAAAGCACGACTCTGATGCCCGCATCATCTCAAAGTGGCGGCATGTCTCGATCTCGACCGATTTCGACGCGTCGCGTGCTGAAACCGTATAA